A section of the Epinephelus moara isolate mb chromosome 3, YSFRI_EMoa_1.0, whole genome shotgun sequence genome encodes:
- the LOC126387872 gene encoding serine protease FAM111A-like isoform X1, which translates to MTNAVGLAGGIFKRRENCSTRRSSLQRQYPTPSSSSSSASLNSASNALKMGPKLRPTSNGPMDKFVQKSTSNQNGESCQPPNLQPAAKPCDKLATPAGSTSPLTQSPQASAPVPRKPLDKQEEESDESYSLHWCWGDKNFKERGKGGTVEDLLKRNSEFRRIAEKNKNKELIIVRDGKAITSHFPCSLTEKDLLTIKFIKAVDHPKQSVGGSVRPQRKRPSGELVMFHVRTKGGKKVVNIMRNPTLKTDFSEMTVYAYKGEKVRKALRRDGRLNNLVFKKNCVLSHTSTDANTGMSSLVDDLDGETFKIILLNDSCPLESPPGSLDDAYMMQNEAEISDHNGNPDPSKQPTTTAESVNDSIPKKKPKLDGNMAPEIILHEIPNSKKTQCHLSSQFQDVVKGKKTLQGSKLSRIQNLFRVEFGKNAQTCREVKTMKTLMDLSNSVCQVRINNRPEGSGFLLFGKFVLTNAHVVKGIYNEYTGQLNESVTVHFSFESLNPMESGAAVEEVVGFEYGSDVSSYECDWALLRVCADQTLPDALLKRFGFLPQSGGICIIGHPDGGVKKIDPCLIIPTENRNQVVERHHSENPEGVLPENPHYSENQQRIQMITQQFFEGVTEDVQHIRQLLTYESCFYSGSSGSPVFDEHCNVVAMHSGGYPYRNARGERQSVIEFAHPLSVINEHIILQMVERGRFDVLREYLACSNPRHQNTMTSLKKLVESRNLTAFKNAVNNSLATGDESLKTFFKFFSQKEEPVPMDIDEVYTV; encoded by the exons ATGACGAACGCAGTCGGTCTCGCGGGCGGGATATTCAAAAGGCGGGAGAATTGTTCGACACGACGCTCGTCCCTTCAAA GGCAGTATCCCacaccatcatcatcttcatcttctgCATCCTTAAATTCAGCCAGCAACGCATTAAAAATGGGACCAAAGTTGAGGCCCACAAGTAATGGCCCAATGGACAAATTTGTCCAG AAAAGCACATCCAACCAGAATGGGGAAAGCTGTCAGCCTCCTAATTTGCAACCTGCTGCAAAG ccctgtgataaaCTGGCGACCCCTGCAGGGAGTACCTCACCTCTCACCCAAAGTCCGCAGGCATCGGCTCCAGTCCCTCGCAAGCCTCTGGATAAACAG GAAGAGGAGTCAGATGAAAGCTATTCTCTCCACTGGTGCTGGGGTGACAAGAATTTCAAAGAGCGCGGTAAAGGAGGAACTGTCGAGGACTTGCTGAAGAGAAATTCAGAGTTTAGAAGAATTgcagaaaagaacaaaaacaaagagcttATTATAGTAAGAGATGGAAAAGCTATCACTTCACACTTTCCCTGTAGCTTGACTGAAAAAGATCTACTGACTATCAAGTTTATCAAAGCTGTAGACCATCCAAAGCAATCGGTTGGTGGTTCTGTTCGTCCTCAAAGAAAGAGGCCATCTGGCGAGCTTGTGATGTTTCATGTACGGACAAAGGGAGGTAAAAAAGTAGTGAATATCATGAGAAACCCGACACTAAAAACAGACTTTAGTGAAATGACTGTTTATGCATACAAAGGCGAAAAAGTGAGGAAAGCTCTGAGAAGAGATGGTCGTTTAAACAATCTTGTATTTAAGAAGAACTGTGTGCTCTCTCACACGAGCACTGACGCAAACACTGGGATGTCCAGCCTTGTTGATGATCTTGATGGTGAAACTTTCAAGATCATATTGCTCAATGACTCTTGTCCACTAGAAAGTCCGCCTGGCAGTCTTGATGATGCTTACATGATGCAAAATGAAGCTGAGATATCTGACCATAATGGAAACCCAGATCCTTCAAAGCAGCCAACCACCACAGCTGAGTCAGTGAATGACAGCATaccaaaaaagaaaccaaagcTAGATGGTAACATGGCACCAGAAATCATATTGCATGAAATTCCAAATTCAAAAAAGACGCAGTGCCACCTGTCTTCTCAGTTTCAAGATGTagtgaaaggaaagaaaacgCTGCAAGGATCTAAGCTCTCTCGTATCCAGAATCTCTTCCGCGTAGAGTTTGGAAAGAACGCTCAAACATGCAGGGAAGTGAAAACAATGAAGACACTGATGGATCTCAGTAACTCTGTTTGCCAGGTCAGAATAAATAACAGACCAGAAGGAAGTGGTTTTCTCCTATTTGGCAAGTTTGTCCTCACAAATGCTCATGTAGTTAAAGGCATTTATAATGAGTACACAGGGCAACTTAATGAGAGTGTCACTGTCCATTTCTCTTTCGAAAGTCTAAACCCCATGGAGTCAGGAGCAGCAGTGGAAGAGGTCGTTGGATTTGAATACGGTTCTGATGTGTCAAGCTACGAGTGTGACTGGGCGTTGCTGAGGGTCTGTGCTGATCAGACATTACCTGATGCTCTGTTAAAGCGCTTTGGATTTCTTCCCCAAAGTGGTGGGATCTGCATTATTGGGCATCCTGATGGTGGTGTGAAAAAGATAGATCCATGCTTGATTATTCCGACTGAAAACCGAAACCAGGTAGTAGAGAGGCATCACAGTGAAAATCCAGAGGGCGTTCTGCCGGAAAACCCTCACTACAGTGAGAACCAACAGCGCATTCAGATGATTACTCAGCAGTTCTTTGAGGGTGTGACAGAAGATGTGCAACATATCAGACAGCTTTTAACTTACGAGTCTTGCTTTTATTCTGGCTCATCTGGCTCTCCAGTCTTTGACGAGCACTGCAATGTGGTTGCAATGCATTCAGGCGGATATCCCTACCGCAATGCAAGAGGTGAAAGGCAGAGTGTCATAGAGTTTGCCCATCCTTTGTCCGTCATTAACGAACACATCATTCTCCAAATGGTGGAAAGAGGAAGGTTCGATGTGTTAAGAGAGTACCTGGCTTGCAGTAATCCACGACACCAAAACACCATGACCAGTTTAAAGAAACTGGTTGAGAGCAGAAATCTCACAGCATTTAAAAATGCAGTCAACAATTCACTGGCCACAGGTGACGAGAGTCTGAAGACTTTCTTTAAATTCTTCTCTCAGAAAGAGGAACCTGTCCCAATGGACATTGATGAAGTGTACACAGTCTAA
- the LOC126387872 gene encoding serine protease FAM111A-like isoform X2 has product MTKRIGQYPTPSSSSSSASLNSASNALKMGPKLRPTSNGPMDKFVQKSTSNQNGESCQPPNLQPAAKPCDKLATPAGSTSPLTQSPQASAPVPRKPLDKQEEESDESYSLHWCWGDKNFKERGKGGTVEDLLKRNSEFRRIAEKNKNKELIIVRDGKAITSHFPCSLTEKDLLTIKFIKAVDHPKQSVGGSVRPQRKRPSGELVMFHVRTKGGKKVVNIMRNPTLKTDFSEMTVYAYKGEKVRKALRRDGRLNNLVFKKNCVLSHTSTDANTGMSSLVDDLDGETFKIILLNDSCPLESPPGSLDDAYMMQNEAEISDHNGNPDPSKQPTTTAESVNDSIPKKKPKLDGNMAPEIILHEIPNSKKTQCHLSSQFQDVVKGKKTLQGSKLSRIQNLFRVEFGKNAQTCREVKTMKTLMDLSNSVCQVRINNRPEGSGFLLFGKFVLTNAHVVKGIYNEYTGQLNESVTVHFSFESLNPMESGAAVEEVVGFEYGSDVSSYECDWALLRVCADQTLPDALLKRFGFLPQSGGICIIGHPDGGVKKIDPCLIIPTENRNQVVERHHSENPEGVLPENPHYSENQQRIQMITQQFFEGVTEDVQHIRQLLTYESCFYSGSSGSPVFDEHCNVVAMHSGGYPYRNARGERQSVIEFAHPLSVINEHIILQMVERGRFDVLREYLACSNPRHQNTMTSLKKLVESRNLTAFKNAVNNSLATGDESLKTFFKFFSQKEEPVPMDIDEVYTV; this is encoded by the exons ATGACGAAGCGAATAG GGCAGTATCCCacaccatcatcatcttcatcttctgCATCCTTAAATTCAGCCAGCAACGCATTAAAAATGGGACCAAAGTTGAGGCCCACAAGTAATGGCCCAATGGACAAATTTGTCCAG AAAAGCACATCCAACCAGAATGGGGAAAGCTGTCAGCCTCCTAATTTGCAACCTGCTGCAAAG ccctgtgataaaCTGGCGACCCCTGCAGGGAGTACCTCACCTCTCACCCAAAGTCCGCAGGCATCGGCTCCAGTCCCTCGCAAGCCTCTGGATAAACAG GAAGAGGAGTCAGATGAAAGCTATTCTCTCCACTGGTGCTGGGGTGACAAGAATTTCAAAGAGCGCGGTAAAGGAGGAACTGTCGAGGACTTGCTGAAGAGAAATTCAGAGTTTAGAAGAATTgcagaaaagaacaaaaacaaagagcttATTATAGTAAGAGATGGAAAAGCTATCACTTCACACTTTCCCTGTAGCTTGACTGAAAAAGATCTACTGACTATCAAGTTTATCAAAGCTGTAGACCATCCAAAGCAATCGGTTGGTGGTTCTGTTCGTCCTCAAAGAAAGAGGCCATCTGGCGAGCTTGTGATGTTTCATGTACGGACAAAGGGAGGTAAAAAAGTAGTGAATATCATGAGAAACCCGACACTAAAAACAGACTTTAGTGAAATGACTGTTTATGCATACAAAGGCGAAAAAGTGAGGAAAGCTCTGAGAAGAGATGGTCGTTTAAACAATCTTGTATTTAAGAAGAACTGTGTGCTCTCTCACACGAGCACTGACGCAAACACTGGGATGTCCAGCCTTGTTGATGATCTTGATGGTGAAACTTTCAAGATCATATTGCTCAATGACTCTTGTCCACTAGAAAGTCCGCCTGGCAGTCTTGATGATGCTTACATGATGCAAAATGAAGCTGAGATATCTGACCATAATGGAAACCCAGATCCTTCAAAGCAGCCAACCACCACAGCTGAGTCAGTGAATGACAGCATaccaaaaaagaaaccaaagcTAGATGGTAACATGGCACCAGAAATCATATTGCATGAAATTCCAAATTCAAAAAAGACGCAGTGCCACCTGTCTTCTCAGTTTCAAGATGTagtgaaaggaaagaaaacgCTGCAAGGATCTAAGCTCTCTCGTATCCAGAATCTCTTCCGCGTAGAGTTTGGAAAGAACGCTCAAACATGCAGGGAAGTGAAAACAATGAAGACACTGATGGATCTCAGTAACTCTGTTTGCCAGGTCAGAATAAATAACAGACCAGAAGGAAGTGGTTTTCTCCTATTTGGCAAGTTTGTCCTCACAAATGCTCATGTAGTTAAAGGCATTTATAATGAGTACACAGGGCAACTTAATGAGAGTGTCACTGTCCATTTCTCTTTCGAAAGTCTAAACCCCATGGAGTCAGGAGCAGCAGTGGAAGAGGTCGTTGGATTTGAATACGGTTCTGATGTGTCAAGCTACGAGTGTGACTGGGCGTTGCTGAGGGTCTGTGCTGATCAGACATTACCTGATGCTCTGTTAAAGCGCTTTGGATTTCTTCCCCAAAGTGGTGGGATCTGCATTATTGGGCATCCTGATGGTGGTGTGAAAAAGATAGATCCATGCTTGATTATTCCGACTGAAAACCGAAACCAGGTAGTAGAGAGGCATCACAGTGAAAATCCAGAGGGCGTTCTGCCGGAAAACCCTCACTACAGTGAGAACCAACAGCGCATTCAGATGATTACTCAGCAGTTCTTTGAGGGTGTGACAGAAGATGTGCAACATATCAGACAGCTTTTAACTTACGAGTCTTGCTTTTATTCTGGCTCATCTGGCTCTCCAGTCTTTGACGAGCACTGCAATGTGGTTGCAATGCATTCAGGCGGATATCCCTACCGCAATGCAAGAGGTGAAAGGCAGAGTGTCATAGAGTTTGCCCATCCTTTGTCCGTCATTAACGAACACATCATTCTCCAAATGGTGGAAAGAGGAAGGTTCGATGTGTTAAGAGAGTACCTGGCTTGCAGTAATCCACGACACCAAAACACCATGACCAGTTTAAAGAAACTGGTTGAGAGCAGAAATCTCACAGCATTTAAAAATGCAGTCAACAATTCACTGGCCACAGGTGACGAGAGTCTGAAGACTTTCTTTAAATTCTTCTCTCAGAAAGAGGAACCTGTCCCAATGGACATTGATGAAGTGTACACAGTCTAA
- the LOC126387872 gene encoding serine protease FAM111A-like isoform X3, whose product MGPKLRPTSNGPMDKFVQKSTSNQNGESCQPPNLQPAAKPCDKLATPAGSTSPLTQSPQASAPVPRKPLDKQEEESDESYSLHWCWGDKNFKERGKGGTVEDLLKRNSEFRRIAEKNKNKELIIVRDGKAITSHFPCSLTEKDLLTIKFIKAVDHPKQSVGGSVRPQRKRPSGELVMFHVRTKGGKKVVNIMRNPTLKTDFSEMTVYAYKGEKVRKALRRDGRLNNLVFKKNCVLSHTSTDANTGMSSLVDDLDGETFKIILLNDSCPLESPPGSLDDAYMMQNEAEISDHNGNPDPSKQPTTTAESVNDSIPKKKPKLDGNMAPEIILHEIPNSKKTQCHLSSQFQDVVKGKKTLQGSKLSRIQNLFRVEFGKNAQTCREVKTMKTLMDLSNSVCQVRINNRPEGSGFLLFGKFVLTNAHVVKGIYNEYTGQLNESVTVHFSFESLNPMESGAAVEEVVGFEYGSDVSSYECDWALLRVCADQTLPDALLKRFGFLPQSGGICIIGHPDGGVKKIDPCLIIPTENRNQVVERHHSENPEGVLPENPHYSENQQRIQMITQQFFEGVTEDVQHIRQLLTYESCFYSGSSGSPVFDEHCNVVAMHSGGYPYRNARGERQSVIEFAHPLSVINEHIILQMVERGRFDVLREYLACSNPRHQNTMTSLKKLVESRNLTAFKNAVNNSLATGDESLKTFFKFFSQKEEPVPMDIDEVYTV is encoded by the exons ATGGGACCAAAGTTGAGGCCCACAAGTAATGGCCCAATGGACAAATTTGTCCAG AAAAGCACATCCAACCAGAATGGGGAAAGCTGTCAGCCTCCTAATTTGCAACCTGCTGCAAAG ccctgtgataaaCTGGCGACCCCTGCAGGGAGTACCTCACCTCTCACCCAAAGTCCGCAGGCATCGGCTCCAGTCCCTCGCAAGCCTCTGGATAAACAG GAAGAGGAGTCAGATGAAAGCTATTCTCTCCACTGGTGCTGGGGTGACAAGAATTTCAAAGAGCGCGGTAAAGGAGGAACTGTCGAGGACTTGCTGAAGAGAAATTCAGAGTTTAGAAGAATTgcagaaaagaacaaaaacaaagagcttATTATAGTAAGAGATGGAAAAGCTATCACTTCACACTTTCCCTGTAGCTTGACTGAAAAAGATCTACTGACTATCAAGTTTATCAAAGCTGTAGACCATCCAAAGCAATCGGTTGGTGGTTCTGTTCGTCCTCAAAGAAAGAGGCCATCTGGCGAGCTTGTGATGTTTCATGTACGGACAAAGGGAGGTAAAAAAGTAGTGAATATCATGAGAAACCCGACACTAAAAACAGACTTTAGTGAAATGACTGTTTATGCATACAAAGGCGAAAAAGTGAGGAAAGCTCTGAGAAGAGATGGTCGTTTAAACAATCTTGTATTTAAGAAGAACTGTGTGCTCTCTCACACGAGCACTGACGCAAACACTGGGATGTCCAGCCTTGTTGATGATCTTGATGGTGAAACTTTCAAGATCATATTGCTCAATGACTCTTGTCCACTAGAAAGTCCGCCTGGCAGTCTTGATGATGCTTACATGATGCAAAATGAAGCTGAGATATCTGACCATAATGGAAACCCAGATCCTTCAAAGCAGCCAACCACCACAGCTGAGTCAGTGAATGACAGCATaccaaaaaagaaaccaaagcTAGATGGTAACATGGCACCAGAAATCATATTGCATGAAATTCCAAATTCAAAAAAGACGCAGTGCCACCTGTCTTCTCAGTTTCAAGATGTagtgaaaggaaagaaaacgCTGCAAGGATCTAAGCTCTCTCGTATCCAGAATCTCTTCCGCGTAGAGTTTGGAAAGAACGCTCAAACATGCAGGGAAGTGAAAACAATGAAGACACTGATGGATCTCAGTAACTCTGTTTGCCAGGTCAGAATAAATAACAGACCAGAAGGAAGTGGTTTTCTCCTATTTGGCAAGTTTGTCCTCACAAATGCTCATGTAGTTAAAGGCATTTATAATGAGTACACAGGGCAACTTAATGAGAGTGTCACTGTCCATTTCTCTTTCGAAAGTCTAAACCCCATGGAGTCAGGAGCAGCAGTGGAAGAGGTCGTTGGATTTGAATACGGTTCTGATGTGTCAAGCTACGAGTGTGACTGGGCGTTGCTGAGGGTCTGTGCTGATCAGACATTACCTGATGCTCTGTTAAAGCGCTTTGGATTTCTTCCCCAAAGTGGTGGGATCTGCATTATTGGGCATCCTGATGGTGGTGTGAAAAAGATAGATCCATGCTTGATTATTCCGACTGAAAACCGAAACCAGGTAGTAGAGAGGCATCACAGTGAAAATCCAGAGGGCGTTCTGCCGGAAAACCCTCACTACAGTGAGAACCAACAGCGCATTCAGATGATTACTCAGCAGTTCTTTGAGGGTGTGACAGAAGATGTGCAACATATCAGACAGCTTTTAACTTACGAGTCTTGCTTTTATTCTGGCTCATCTGGCTCTCCAGTCTTTGACGAGCACTGCAATGTGGTTGCAATGCATTCAGGCGGATATCCCTACCGCAATGCAAGAGGTGAAAGGCAGAGTGTCATAGAGTTTGCCCATCCTTTGTCCGTCATTAACGAACACATCATTCTCCAAATGGTGGAAAGAGGAAGGTTCGATGTGTTAAGAGAGTACCTGGCTTGCAGTAATCCACGACACCAAAACACCATGACCAGTTTAAAGAAACTGGTTGAGAGCAGAAATCTCACAGCATTTAAAAATGCAGTCAACAATTCACTGGCCACAGGTGACGAGAGTCTGAAGACTTTCTTTAAATTCTTCTCTCAGAAAGAGGAACCTGTCCCAATGGACATTGATGAAGTGTACACAGTCTAA
- the LOC126387873 gene encoding serine protease FAM111A-like isoform X2 gives MAQWTGFSSTSNQNGKSCQLPNLQHAAKPCDKLATPAGSTSPLTQSPQASAPVPRKPLDKQEEESDESYSLHWCWGDKNFKERGKGGTVEDLLKRNSEFRRIAEKNKNKELIIVRDGKAISSHFPCSLIKNDPLTIKFIKAVDHPKQSVGGSVRPQRKRPSGELVMFHVRTKGGKKVVNIMRNPTLKTDFSEMTVYAYKGEKVRKALRRDGRLKDLVFKKNCVLSHTSTDANTGMSSLVDDLDGETFKIILLNDSCPPESQPDSQDDAYMMQNEAEISDRNGNPDPSKQPTTTSKSVNDNIPKKKPKLDGNMASEIILHEIPNSKIMQCHLSSQFQDVVTGKKTLQGSKLSRIQNLFRVEFGKNAQTCREVKTMKTLMDLSNSVCQVRINNRPEGSGFLLFGKFVLTNAHVVKGIYNEYTGQLNERVTVHFSYESLNPMESGAAVEEVVGFEYGPVVSSYECDWALLRVYADQTLPDALLKRFGFLPQSGGICIIGHPDGGVKKIDPCLIIPTEIRNQVVERHHSENPEGVLPENRHYSENQQPIQMITQQFFEDVTEDVQHIRQALTYESCFYFGSSGSPVFDEHCNVVAMHSGGYAYRNARGERQSVIEFAHPLSFVNERIVLQMVERGRFDVLREYLACSNPRHQNTMTSLKKLVESRNLTAFKNAVNNSLATGDKSLMTFFKFFSQREEPVPMDIDEVYTV, from the exons ATGGCCCAATGGACAGGTTTCTCAAG cACATCCAACCAGAATGGGAAAAGCTGTCAGCTGCCTAATTTGCAACATGCTGCAAAG ccctgtgataaaCTGGCGACCCCTGCAGGGAGTACCTCACCTCTCACCCAAAGTCCGCAGGCATCGGCTCCAGTCCCTCGCAAGCCTCTGGATAAACAG GAAGAGGAGTCAGATGAAAGCTATTCTCTCCACTGGTGCTGGGGTGACAAGAATTTCAAAGAGCGCGGTAAAGGAGGAACTGTCGAGGACTTGCTGAAGAGAAATTCAGAGTTTAGAAGAATTgcagaaaagaacaaaaacaaagagcttATTATAGTAAGAGATGGAAAAGCTATCAGTTCACACTTTCCCTGTAGCTTGATTAAAAATGATCCACTGACTATCAAGTTTATCAAAGCTGTAGACCATCCAAAGCAATCGGTTGGTGGTTCTGTTCGTCCTCAAAGAAAGAGGCCATCTGGCGAGCTTGTGATGTTTCATGTACGGACAAAGGGAGGTAAAAAAGTAGTGAATATCATGAGAAACCCGACACTAAAAACAGACTTCAGTGAAATGACTGTTTATGCATACAAAGGCGAAAAAGTGAGGAAAGCTCTGAGAAGAGATGGTCGTTTAAAGGATCTTGTATTTAAGAAGAACTGTGTGCTCTCTCACACGAGCACTGACGCAAACACTGGGATGTCCAGCCTTGTTGATGATCTTGATGGTGAGACTTTCAAGATCATATTGCTCAATGACTCTTGTCCACCAGAAAGTCAGCCCGACAGTCAGGATGATGCTTACATGATGCAAAATGAAGCTGAGATATCTGACCGTAATGGAAACCCAGATCCTTCAAAGCAGCCAACCACCACATCTAAATCAGTGAACGACAACATaccaaaaaagaaaccaaagcTAGATGGTAACATGGCATCAGAAATCATATTGCATGAAATTCCCAATTCAAAAATAATGCAGTGCCACCTGTCTTCTCAGTTTCAAGATGTAGTGACAGGAAAGAAAACGCTGCAAGGATCTAAGCTCTCTCGTATCCAGAATCTCTTCCGTGTAGAGTTTGGAAAGAACGCTCAAACATGCAGGGAAGTGAAAACAATGAAGACACTGATGGATCTCAGTAACTCTGTTTGCCAGGTCAGAATAAATAACAGACCAGAAGGAAGTGGTTTTCTCCTATTTGGCAAGTTTGTCCTCACAAATGCTCATGTAGTTAAAGGCATTTATAATGAGTACACAGGGCAACTTAATGAGAGAGTCACTGTCCATTTCTCTTATGAAAGTCTAAACCCCATGGAGTCAGGAGCAGCAGTGGAAGAGGTTGTTGGATTTGAATACGGTCCTGTTGTGTCAAGCTACGAGTGTGACTGGGCTTTGTTGAGGGTCTATGCTGATCAGACATTACCTGATGCTCTGTTAAAGCGCTTTGGATTTCTTCCCCAAAGTGGTGGGATCTGCATTATTGGGCATCCTGATGGTGGTGTGAAAAAGATAGATCCATGCTTGATTATTCCGACTGAAATCCGAAACCAGGTAGTAGAGAGGCATCACAGTGAAAATCCGGAGGGCGTTCTGCCGGAAAACCGTCACTACAGTGAGAACCAGCAGCCCATTCAGATGATTACTCAGCAGTTCTTTGAGGATGTGACAGAAGATGTGCAACATATCAGACAGGCTCTGACTTACGagtcttgcttttattttggctcATCTGGCTCTCCAGTCTTTGACGAGCACTGCAATGTGGTTGCAATGCATTCAGGCGGATATGCCTACCGCAATGCAAGAGGTGAAAGGCAGAGTGTCATAGAGTTTGCCCATCCTTTGTCCTTCGTTAACGAACGCATCGTTCTCCAAATGGTGGAAAGAGGAAGGTTCGATGTGTTAAGAGAGTACCTGGCTTGCAGTAATCCACGACACCAAAACACCATGACCAGTTTAAAGAAACTGGTTGAGAGCAGAAATCTCACAGCATTTAAAAATGCAGTCAACAATTCACTGGCCACAGGTGACAAGAGTCTGATGACATTCTTTAAATTCTTCTCTCAGAGAGAGGAACCTGTCCCAATGGACATTGATGAAGTGTACACAGTCTAA
- the LOC126387873 gene encoding serine protease FAM111A-like isoform X1 — protein MGPKSRPTSNGPMDRFLKKSTSNQNGKSCQLPNLQHAAKPCDKLATPAGSTSPLTQSPQASAPVPRKPLDKQEEESDESYSLHWCWGDKNFKERGKGGTVEDLLKRNSEFRRIAEKNKNKELIIVRDGKAISSHFPCSLIKNDPLTIKFIKAVDHPKQSVGGSVRPQRKRPSGELVMFHVRTKGGKKVVNIMRNPTLKTDFSEMTVYAYKGEKVRKALRRDGRLKDLVFKKNCVLSHTSTDANTGMSSLVDDLDGETFKIILLNDSCPPESQPDSQDDAYMMQNEAEISDRNGNPDPSKQPTTTSKSVNDNIPKKKPKLDGNMASEIILHEIPNSKIMQCHLSSQFQDVVTGKKTLQGSKLSRIQNLFRVEFGKNAQTCREVKTMKTLMDLSNSVCQVRINNRPEGSGFLLFGKFVLTNAHVVKGIYNEYTGQLNERVTVHFSYESLNPMESGAAVEEVVGFEYGPVVSSYECDWALLRVYADQTLPDALLKRFGFLPQSGGICIIGHPDGGVKKIDPCLIIPTEIRNQVVERHHSENPEGVLPENRHYSENQQPIQMITQQFFEDVTEDVQHIRQALTYESCFYFGSSGSPVFDEHCNVVAMHSGGYAYRNARGERQSVIEFAHPLSFVNERIVLQMVERGRFDVLREYLACSNPRHQNTMTSLKKLVESRNLTAFKNAVNNSLATGDKSLMTFFKFFSQREEPVPMDIDEVYTV, from the exons atGGGACCAAAGTCGAGGCCCACAAGTAATGGCCCAATGGACAGGTTTCTCAAG aaaagcACATCCAACCAGAATGGGAAAAGCTGTCAGCTGCCTAATTTGCAACATGCTGCAAAG ccctgtgataaaCTGGCGACCCCTGCAGGGAGTACCTCACCTCTCACCCAAAGTCCGCAGGCATCGGCTCCAGTCCCTCGCAAGCCTCTGGATAAACAG GAAGAGGAGTCAGATGAAAGCTATTCTCTCCACTGGTGCTGGGGTGACAAGAATTTCAAAGAGCGCGGTAAAGGAGGAACTGTCGAGGACTTGCTGAAGAGAAATTCAGAGTTTAGAAGAATTgcagaaaagaacaaaaacaaagagcttATTATAGTAAGAGATGGAAAAGCTATCAGTTCACACTTTCCCTGTAGCTTGATTAAAAATGATCCACTGACTATCAAGTTTATCAAAGCTGTAGACCATCCAAAGCAATCGGTTGGTGGTTCTGTTCGTCCTCAAAGAAAGAGGCCATCTGGCGAGCTTGTGATGTTTCATGTACGGACAAAGGGAGGTAAAAAAGTAGTGAATATCATGAGAAACCCGACACTAAAAACAGACTTCAGTGAAATGACTGTTTATGCATACAAAGGCGAAAAAGTGAGGAAAGCTCTGAGAAGAGATGGTCGTTTAAAGGATCTTGTATTTAAGAAGAACTGTGTGCTCTCTCACACGAGCACTGACGCAAACACTGGGATGTCCAGCCTTGTTGATGATCTTGATGGTGAGACTTTCAAGATCATATTGCTCAATGACTCTTGTCCACCAGAAAGTCAGCCCGACAGTCAGGATGATGCTTACATGATGCAAAATGAAGCTGAGATATCTGACCGTAATGGAAACCCAGATCCTTCAAAGCAGCCAACCACCACATCTAAATCAGTGAACGACAACATaccaaaaaagaaaccaaagcTAGATGGTAACATGGCATCAGAAATCATATTGCATGAAATTCCCAATTCAAAAATAATGCAGTGCCACCTGTCTTCTCAGTTTCAAGATGTAGTGACAGGAAAGAAAACGCTGCAAGGATCTAAGCTCTCTCGTATCCAGAATCTCTTCCGTGTAGAGTTTGGAAAGAACGCTCAAACATGCAGGGAAGTGAAAACAATGAAGACACTGATGGATCTCAGTAACTCTGTTTGCCAGGTCAGAATAAATAACAGACCAGAAGGAAGTGGTTTTCTCCTATTTGGCAAGTTTGTCCTCACAAATGCTCATGTAGTTAAAGGCATTTATAATGAGTACACAGGGCAACTTAATGAGAGAGTCACTGTCCATTTCTCTTATGAAAGTCTAAACCCCATGGAGTCAGGAGCAGCAGTGGAAGAGGTTGTTGGATTTGAATACGGTCCTGTTGTGTCAAGCTACGAGTGTGACTGGGCTTTGTTGAGGGTCTATGCTGATCAGACATTACCTGATGCTCTGTTAAAGCGCTTTGGATTTCTTCCCCAAAGTGGTGGGATCTGCATTATTGGGCATCCTGATGGTGGTGTGAAAAAGATAGATCCATGCTTGATTATTCCGACTGAAATCCGAAACCAGGTAGTAGAGAGGCATCACAGTGAAAATCCGGAGGGCGTTCTGCCGGAAAACCGTCACTACAGTGAGAACCAGCAGCCCATTCAGATGATTACTCAGCAGTTCTTTGAGGATGTGACAGAAGATGTGCAACATATCAGACAGGCTCTGACTTACGagtcttgcttttattttggctcATCTGGCTCTCCAGTCTTTGACGAGCACTGCAATGTGGTTGCAATGCATTCAGGCGGATATGCCTACCGCAATGCAAGAGGTGAAAGGCAGAGTGTCATAGAGTTTGCCCATCCTTTGTCCTTCGTTAACGAACGCATCGTTCTCCAAATGGTGGAAAGAGGAAGGTTCGATGTGTTAAGAGAGTACCTGGCTTGCAGTAATCCACGACACCAAAACACCATGACCAGTTTAAAGAAACTGGTTGAGAGCAGAAATCTCACAGCATTTAAAAATGCAGTCAACAATTCACTGGCCACAGGTGACAAGAGTCTGATGACATTCTTTAAATTCTTCTCTCAGAGAGAGGAACCTGTCCCAATGGACATTGATGAAGTGTACACAGTCTAA